In Pseudosulfitobacter pseudonitzschiae, one genomic interval encodes:
- a CDS encoding ArdC family protein — translation MARSRTSKFDASEAITNELIRIIERGVLPWRKPWTAGGSARPLRHNSEPYQGVNNFLLTMRTLMAGYTSPFWMTVPQANTLGAKIRKGERSSVVVYYGQSRTQSDDEQDTNDGDTEEARVFRFQKSYRVFNADQIEGLPDAFYPDACSVPDHAPSAPSAPIPHMQAFFDAIDITTVFGGTEARYNPPVDKVFMPSIERFKDPLNFYGVWAHELAHATKAPHRLNRDYGLSRFGNTAYSREEIVAELTSCFLGQELGFTAHTLELNASYLYHWLRVLRSDKTAIFKHAADAQKACDYLIARSEAGRVGATDQAA, via the coding sequence ATGGCCCGTTCCCGCACGTCTAAATTCGACGCATCAGAAGCCATCACCAATGAACTCATCCGCATCATAGAACGCGGGGTTCTTCCTTGGCGCAAACCTTGGACCGCTGGCGGCAGTGCGCGTCCGTTGCGCCACAACTCTGAACCCTATCAGGGCGTTAACAACTTCCTGCTCACCATGCGCACGTTGATGGCCGGATATACCTCTCCGTTCTGGATGACTGTGCCGCAGGCGAATACTCTCGGAGCAAAGATCCGGAAAGGCGAACGATCGTCTGTCGTTGTTTATTATGGCCAGAGTCGAACGCAGTCGGACGATGAGCAAGACACCAATGATGGCGATACCGAAGAAGCCCGCGTCTTTCGTTTCCAGAAGTCATATCGCGTGTTCAACGCAGACCAGATTGAAGGCTTGCCGGACGCTTTTTACCCGGATGCCTGTTCGGTCCCCGATCATGCGCCATCTGCGCCATCTGCGCCAATCCCGCATATGCAGGCGTTCTTTGATGCCATCGATATTACGACGGTCTTTGGTGGAACCGAGGCACGCTACAATCCGCCGGTCGACAAGGTGTTCATGCCAAGCATCGAGCGCTTCAAGGACCCGCTGAACTTTTACGGGGTTTGGGCGCACGAGCTTGCTCATGCCACCAAGGCGCCGCATCGCTTGAACCGAGACTACGGTCTCAGCCGATTTGGTAACACAGCCTATTCCCGCGAAGAGATCGTGGCCGAGTTGACGTCCTGCTTTCTGGGGCAGGAGCTTGGGTTCACTGCGCATACGCTAGAGCTGAACGCGTCGTACTTGTATCACTGGCTGCGTGTGCTGCGCTCGGACAAGACCGCTATCTTCAAACATGCGGCCGATGCCCAGAAGGCCTGCGATTATCTGATCGCGAGGTCGGAAGCGGGCAGGGTAGGGGCCACCGATCAGGCCGCTTGA
- a CDS encoding IS110 family transposase: protein MNVFIGLDVSLASTAICVLGPQGRIVEELQAESEPEALVRAIASLSYSIDAIGLEAGPLSQWLSKGMEEAGFDVVMMETRLVKAALKAMPIKTDRRDAQGIARLLQMGWYRPVHRKSVSSQEIRALLTARKSVQQAIINLELSMRGVLRNFGLKLGHVTRIRYEARVRELVEQNEILSASTEALLRARSQLRAELADLDAKIAGLTKHDDVCRLMMTMPGVGPIVALTVKSAIDDPTRFARSKDVGPWAGLTPRRTQSGEMDIVGQITRAGDRGLRTALYQAAMILMHRGAPNWLQSWALKVAHRRGAKRAMIALARRIGVVLHRMWIDGTPFRYTQNSGATA from the coding sequence ATGAATGTATTTATCGGATTGGATGTATCTCTGGCAAGCACGGCGATTTGTGTGCTGGGGCCACAGGGGAGAATTGTTGAAGAATTACAGGCGGAGAGCGAGCCTGAGGCATTGGTACGTGCAATAGCGTCATTGTCATATTCGATCGATGCGATCGGGCTCGAAGCCGGACCTTTGTCCCAATGGCTGAGCAAGGGAATGGAAGAAGCTGGCTTTGACGTGGTCATGATGGAAACACGATTAGTGAAGGCAGCCTTGAAAGCCATGCCGATCAAGACCGACAGGCGCGATGCCCAGGGCATTGCGCGCTTGCTTCAAATGGGATGGTACAGGCCCGTGCACCGCAAATCTGTGTCCTCCCAGGAAATCCGCGCGTTGCTGACGGCGCGCAAGTCAGTTCAGCAGGCCATCATCAACCTTGAGCTTTCGATGCGGGGTGTTCTGCGAAACTTCGGTCTGAAGCTCGGGCATGTCACCCGGATCAGGTACGAGGCCCGGGTGAGGGAACTGGTTGAGCAAAATGAAATCCTGTCCGCGTCGACTGAGGCTCTTCTGCGCGCGCGTTCCCAGTTGCGCGCCGAGTTGGCTGACTTGGATGCCAAAATCGCGGGTCTGACAAAACACGACGATGTTTGCCGTTTGATGATGACGATGCCGGGTGTCGGTCCGATCGTCGCCCTGACAGTCAAATCCGCGATCGATGATCCGACCCGCTTTGCGCGGTCGAAGGATGTCGGACCGTGGGCGGGACTTACGCCGAGGCGCACGCAATCCGGAGAGATGGACATCGTTGGACAAATCACGCGAGCTGGTGATCGCGGGCTCCGAACCGCGTTGTATCAGGCAGCGATGATCCTGATGCACCGTGGTGCCCCGAACTGGCTGCAATCTTGGGCACTTAAAGTAGCGCACAGGCGTGGAGCGAAGAGGGCCATGATTGCACTTGCTCGACGCATTGGCGTCGTCTTGCACCGCATGTGGATAGACGGCACGCCGTTCCGCTACACGCAGAACTCCGGCGCGACTGCATGA
- a CDS encoding DUF3768 domain-containing protein, which yields MTTSQASTTDRPDITVIAAHNDAFRKFACLGTPPNIAIPGRMHVTRSLMEAEDGFMDEAVKAIGEFEVFEPENDPDGCHDFGAVDIRGQKVFWKIDLYEADSDFRYGAETPDNPATTMRVLTIMMASDW from the coding sequence ATGACCACATCCCAAGCCTCGACAACAGATCGCCCCGACATCACTGTGATTGCCGCGCACAACGATGCCTTCCGCAAATTCGCGTGTCTTGGAACGCCTCCAAACATCGCCATTCCCGGTCGTATGCATGTCACGCGCTCGTTGATGGAAGCGGAAGACGGGTTCATGGACGAAGCAGTGAAGGCGATCGGTGAGTTTGAGGTCTTTGAGCCCGAGAATGATCCTGACGGATGCCACGACTTCGGGGCCGTGGATATTCGGGGGCAAAAGGTCTTTTGGAAAATCGATCTTTATGAAGCGGATAGCGATTTCCGGTATGGTGCTGAGACTCCTGACAACCCTGCAACCACCATGCGCGTGCTCACCATTATGATGGCATCCGACTGGTAG
- a CDS encoding helix-turn-helix domain-containing protein — MSADKIMKTMTGLAPNGAHSPVYSAGQRDIAPSKWTLLQVIEDIREPLGLKGTSISLLRAMISFIKGDHISAAQDDGHICFASNVALARRTHVSVQTVERHITKLVSLGLLSRRSSANGKRWARRDTSGRIVLATGLSLMPLSARYSEFVQINQTHKERDANLSILRDKCAIALASLKRYLPARPDLEAFFNTARNLLRRRSPEEALTALLKNITTHIEEVTPDQTDNLRDTAPKNEGHKEPHLNQSVKEEDSFRIEVGPDEMERAYPRLCAELRTARSQTDCERRMSDIANHLDLGNLWFDIKKLGPAKTFMTLGYLLERIESIKKPRGYAFHLLQGLTNGTLAWDTLLQPMRRKKSL; from the coding sequence GGACTGGCTCCAAATGGAGCCCACTCGCCAGTATATTCAGCGGGGCAGCGAGATATTGCCCCGTCAAAGTGGACACTCTTGCAGGTCATAGAAGACATTCGAGAGCCCTTGGGGCTCAAGGGGACATCGATTTCCCTCCTGCGTGCCATGATCTCCTTCATCAAGGGCGATCATATTTCTGCCGCACAAGATGACGGGCATATCTGCTTTGCATCCAACGTTGCCTTGGCAAGGCGGACACATGTTAGTGTTCAAACCGTAGAACGGCACATCACCAAACTCGTCTCTCTTGGCCTCCTGTCGCGCCGCTCCAGCGCCAACGGTAAAAGATGGGCTCGACGGGACACAAGTGGCCGTATAGTGCTCGCCACAGGACTTTCTTTGATGCCGCTATCAGCGCGATATTCTGAATTTGTTCAAATAAATCAAACGCATAAAGAACGCGATGCTAATCTATCAATCTTACGAGACAAGTGTGCAATCGCGCTGGCAAGCCTCAAGAGGTATCTCCCGGCCCGCCCAGATCTTGAAGCCTTCTTCAACACTGCTCGAAACCTCCTGCGCAGGCGTTCGCCCGAAGAAGCTCTAACGGCCTTGTTGAAGAATATTACCACTCACATTGAAGAAGTTACTCCTGATCAGACAGACAATTTGAGGGACACAGCCCCAAAAAATGAGGGGCACAAAGAACCTCATTTGAATCAGTCAGTTAAAGAAGAAGATTCATTTAGGATTGAAGTTGGTCCAGACGAAATGGAACGCGCCTACCCTAGACTCTGCGCTGAACTGAGAACAGCACGTAGCCAAACAGATTGTGAACGTCGAATGAGCGATATCGCAAACCATCTCGACTTAGGTAACCTTTGGTTCGACATTAAAAAACTTGGTCCAGCAAAAACATTTATGACCCTAGGTTACTTATTAGAGCGCATAGAAAGCATTAAGAAACCTCGTGGCTATGCATTCCACTTACTGCAAGGACTTACCAATGGGACTTTGGCCTGGGACACATTGCTCCAGCCCATGAGAAGAAAAAAGAGTCTGTAG